From Bacteroidia bacterium, one genomic window encodes:
- the cysC gene encoding adenylyl-sulfate kinase, with translation MSFTIWLTGLPGSGKTTIAVALGDFLQRNGLAYEILDGDTVRKTLCSDLGYSPEDRKINAIRVAYICQILNKHRIISVVSLITPYNHTRKEIRLLLPRLIEVYVSCPIEILMKRDPKGLYRRALEGEIENFTGISAPYEIPESPDVVVRTDQASVCECVRSIIGTICSKGYLCNT, from the coding sequence ATGAGCTTTACCATTTGGTTGACTGGTTTACCTGGATCTGGTAAAACTACGATTGCGGTAGCACTAGGGGACTTTCTTCAACGTAACGGACTAGCTTATGAAATTTTGGATGGCGACACGGTTAGAAAAACTTTATGCAGTGATCTCGGATACTCCCCTGAAGATAGGAAGATAAACGCTATTAGAGTAGCCTACATATGTCAAATTCTAAATAAGCATAGAATTATATCAGTAGTATCTTTGATAACCCCATATAATCACACTAGAAAAGAAATCAGACTACTTCTACCAAGACTAATAGAAGTTTATGTTTCCTGCCCAATAGAAATACTCATGAAGCGAGATCCCAAAGGACTTTATCGCAGAGCACTAGAAGGAGAAATTGAAAACTTTACGGGCATTTCTGCACCATATGAGATTCCAGAATCTCCGGATGTCGTAGTCCGAACCGATCAAGCATCTGTTTGTGAATGTGTGAGATCTATAATAGGTACTATCTGTAGTAAGGGTTATCTTTGTAATACATAG
- a CDS encoding class I SAM-dependent methyltransferase produces the protein MGGLYEQIGILQFEFLVANGLRPDHIFLDIACGSLRLGKLLIPYLEPEHYYGIDKEPELIKLGIQYELDSELIRSKRPYFVVSYDFEFEKFPCKADFAIAHSLFTHLPPRLIHKCFRNLLTKIKSHGVFFATFFETEEKKENPSKPHDHRSFFYTKDEMLFFGEANGYVSEYVGCWGHPRGQVMVAYRPR, from the coding sequence TTTCTTGTTGCCAATGGCTTAAGACCTGATCACATTTTTTTGGATATTGCTTGTGGCTCGCTACGGCTTGGGAAATTGCTAATACCTTATTTGGAGCCAGAACATTACTATGGCATTGATAAGGAACCGGAGTTGATCAAGCTCGGAATACAGTACGAGCTTGATTCTGAGCTAATAAGGTCTAAGAGGCCTTACTTTGTGGTATCCTATGATTTTGAATTTGAAAAATTTCCATGCAAGGCAGATTTTGCTATTGCTCACTCACTATTCACGCATCTACCGCCTAGGTTAATTCACAAATGCTTTAGAAATCTCTTGACTAAGATTAAAAGTCATGGTGTTTTTTTTGCAACTTTTTTTGAGACAGAAGAGAAAAAAGAAAATCCATCGAAACCCCACGATCATAGAAGCTTTTTCTATACCAAAGACGAAATGCTCTTTTTCGGTGAAGCTAACGGCTATGTTTCCGAATATGTTGGCTGCTGGGGACACCCGCGTGGTCAAGTTATGGTAGCATATAGGCCGAGATAG